One segment of Niabella beijingensis DNA contains the following:
- a CDS encoding peptide MFS transporter, with protein sequence MENIDKKSRHPRALYVLFFTELWERFGFYLMVGIFLLYLKDSTANGGVGFTPQKAADLVGTYIAMVYLTPFIGGLIADRYLGYRKAIILGGILLAAGYFCLAIPGDKALFVSLPLLMIGNGFFKPNISTLLGNIYNREDLKPKKDVAYNIFYMGVNVGAFICNFVAAYMRNYYGWGFAFAAAGVGMVISVIWFIAGLKHVKDGDIKKTVEKDDIPMSSILLQVFLPAILTGILGWFIKTMTGHTIFGSQSNDAFMFACLPIIIFFATLYIKANKNDKRSLGALFTFFIGAFVFWVIYNQNSTGLTIWADQYTSREMPAYLENAARPFGMLETVSTTPHEVASVDSLLRTQSDAKGNALTTTGPDLYFNNLPKDQWPPSGKMNLLSTEIFQSINPFFIVVFTPLIIGLLGWLARRKRAPNTPVKAGLGTWIAGLSALLMVFAAMSTNIYHDKTSAWWVVGTYAIFTIGELFVSPVGLSMVSKLAPARVTSLMMGCWFIIISMSGKVAGLMATFWDSFENKSNYFLILVVGALVAGIIIFILSKRIAQVIKDKTGSI encoded by the coding sequence TGATGGTGGGTATTTTTCTCCTTTATTTAAAAGACAGTACTGCAAACGGAGGCGTTGGATTTACCCCTCAAAAAGCTGCGGATCTGGTAGGCACTTATATCGCTATGGTTTATTTGACGCCTTTCATAGGCGGACTTATAGCCGATCGCTACCTGGGATACCGGAAAGCGATCATCCTGGGCGGGATCCTTCTGGCAGCAGGCTATTTTTGCCTGGCCATTCCAGGAGACAAGGCCTTGTTTGTTTCGTTGCCATTACTGATGATCGGTAATGGTTTTTTTAAGCCCAATATCAGCACGTTACTGGGTAATATTTATAACCGGGAAGACCTGAAACCCAAAAAGGATGTTGCCTATAATATCTTTTATATGGGCGTGAATGTCGGTGCCTTTATCTGCAACTTCGTAGCCGCATACATGCGTAACTATTACGGGTGGGGCTTTGCTTTTGCCGCGGCCGGCGTGGGTATGGTGATCTCCGTTATATGGTTTATTGCCGGCCTGAAACATGTAAAAGACGGTGATATTAAAAAGACCGTGGAAAAAGATGATATACCGATGAGCAGCATTCTGCTACAGGTATTCCTTCCTGCCATCCTTACCGGTATCCTTGGCTGGTTTATCAAGACGATGACCGGGCATACGATTTTTGGTTCACAGTCGAACGACGCCTTTATGTTTGCCTGCCTCCCAATCATCATATTCTTTGCCACCTTATACATCAAAGCAAATAAAAATGATAAAAGAAGCCTGGGGGCGCTGTTCACCTTCTTTATAGGGGCTTTTGTTTTCTGGGTGATCTATAACCAGAACAGCACCGGGCTTACCATATGGGCCGACCAGTATACTTCACGGGAGATGCCCGCCTATCTGGAAAATGCGGCCCGGCCGTTCGGGATGCTGGAGACCGTTTCAACAACACCGCACGAAGTGGCCAGCGTAGACAGCCTGCTGCGTACGCAATCAGATGCGAAAGGAAATGCACTTACCACGACAGGACCGGATCTTTACTTCAATAATTTACCCAAAGATCAGTGGCCGCCCTCCGGCAAAATGAACCTGCTGTCAACCGAGATCTTTCAATCGATCAACCCTTTCTTTATAGTGGTGTTCACTCCCCTGATCATCGGCCTTCTGGGGTGGCTGGCGCGACGCAAGCGGGCGCCCAATACTCCCGTAAAAGCGGGCCTCGGCACCTGGATCGCAGGACTATCGGCCTTGCTGATGGTATTTGCAGCAATGAGCACCAATATTTATCATGATAAGACATCCGCCTGGTGGGTGGTGGGTACCTATGCCATCTTTACGATCGGGGAGCTATTTGTGAGTCCGGTTGGCCTGTCTATGGTTTCCAAACTTGCGCCCGCCCGCGTTACCTCACTGATGATGGGCTGCTGGTTTATTATCATTTCCATGAGTGGAAAAGTGGCCGGATTGATGGCTACTTTCTGGGATAGCTTTGAAAACAAAAGTAATTACTTTTTAATATTGGTGGTGGGTGCCCTGGTTGCCGGCATCATCATCTTTATATTAAGCAAACGGATCGCACAGGTGATCAAAGACAAAACAGGAAGCATCTAA
- a CDS encoding peptide MFS transporter → MWKRHPRALPFLFFSEMWERFGFYLLLGIFTFYLKDSAGGFGMDEKESASLYGTFIALIYFTPFLGGMLADRKIGYCNSIIVGGLLMSVGYCLMSIRSLPMLYLSMSLIIIGNGFFKPNISTLLGNVYSTPQYQDKKDEGYNIFYMGINLGAFICNFFGAALYTTIGWGAAFIAAGVGMFLGVIIFVAGLRHYKTFDTRKPLKEGDMSIARIFSIVVLPAVAFGIIGYLIKGADGALFDSSSTDAFIFACFPVAVFFIALLLRSPKEERRPMAALLSIFAVVILFWAIFKQNGSALNTWASRYTERHVEGTQGTILSSLKLTETITYRKDSVALLDNQFRKIKENGREVKGMNYPSYFKNMDLQETPLKDGDTVQAWAPSLSQSINPFWVIVLTPLLVALFTALRRKGKEPATPTKIALGLLISALSVLVMVLAVKAGNNGAEKVSIWWLVASYGVITIGELFLSPMGLSLVSKLSPVRITSLMMGGWFLAISIGNKLSGILSSKWDEYTNKESYFWLNFVLLFGAALFLFAILKWLNKVMREKGVA, encoded by the coding sequence ATGTGGAAAAGACATCCCCGGGCATTGCCTTTTTTATTTTTCAGCGAGATGTGGGAGCGTTTCGGCTTCTACCTGTTGCTGGGTATTTTTACTTTTTATCTTAAAGACAGCGCCGGAGGATTCGGTATGGATGAAAAGGAATCGGCTTCTTTATATGGAACCTTTATTGCACTTATCTATTTTACTCCCTTTTTAGGGGGAATGCTGGCCGACCGGAAAATCGGGTATTGCAATTCTATAATCGTGGGCGGATTGCTGATGAGTGTGGGCTATTGCCTGATGAGCATCCGTTCCCTGCCAATGCTTTACCTGTCTATGAGCCTGATCATCATTGGCAACGGCTTTTTCAAACCCAATATTTCCACGCTGCTCGGTAATGTATACTCCACACCCCAATACCAGGATAAAAAAGATGAAGGCTATAACATTTTTTATATGGGTATCAACCTGGGCGCTTTTATCTGTAATTTTTTCGGAGCGGCCCTCTATACCACCATTGGCTGGGGCGCTGCCTTTATTGCCGCAGGAGTGGGTATGTTCCTGGGAGTGATCATCTTTGTTGCCGGCCTCCGGCATTATAAGACCTTTGATACGCGCAAGCCACTGAAAGAAGGTGATATGTCCATTGCGCGGATATTCAGCATTGTTGTTTTGCCTGCTGTGGCATTCGGTATCATTGGTTATCTTATAAAAGGAGCAGATGGGGCACTTTTTGACAGCAGCAGTACGGATGCCTTTATCTTTGCCTGTTTCCCCGTAGCGGTATTTTTTATCGCATTACTGCTCAGAAGTCCGAAGGAAGAGCGGCGGCCCATGGCGGCCCTGCTGTCCATTTTTGCGGTAGTGATCCTGTTCTGGGCGATCTTTAAGCAGAATGGTTCAGCGCTCAATACCTGGGCCAGCCGGTATACGGAGCGGCACGTGGAAGGCACACAGGGAACCATTCTGAGCTCATTAAAACTCACTGAAACCATTACCTACCGGAAAGATTCTGTTGCGCTGCTCGACAATCAGTTCCGGAAAATAAAAGAGAACGGCAGGGAAGTAAAAGGTATGAACTATCCCTCTTATTTTAAAAACATGGACCTGCAGGAAACGCCGCTGAAAGACGGGGACACGGTTCAGGCCTGGGCACCATCCTTATCACAATCCATCAATCCATTCTGGGTGATCGTGCTCACGCCGCTGCTGGTGGCCCTTTTCACTGCGCTCCGCAGAAAAGGAAAAGAGCCGGCCACCCCCACCAAGATCGCACTGGGACTGCTGATCTCTGCCCTGTCGGTGCTGGTAATGGTCCTTGCTGTAAAGGCAGGCAACAACGGCGCGGAAAAAGTAAGCATCTGGTGGCTCGTAGCCAGCTATGGTGTGATCACCATCGGCGAGCTGTTCCTCAGTCCGATGGGATTATCGCTTGTCTCAAAGCTGAGCCCCGTTCGGATCACCTCACTGATGATGGGCGGCTGGTTCCTGGCCATATCGATCGGGAACAAACTCAGCGGCATTCTTTCCAGTAAATGGGATGAGTATACCAATAAAGAAAGCTACTTTTGGCTAAATTTCGTATTGCTTTTTGGTGCGGCCCTGTTTCTTTTTGCTATTTTGAAATGGCTGAACAAAGTTATGAGGGAAAAAGGCGTCGCATAA
- a CDS encoding OPT family oligopeptide transporter codes for MQETKSSFKPFVPDDARMAEFTLKSVLTGAAFGIIFGAATVYLALKAGLTVSASIPIAVIAITLGRKFLKTTILENNIIQTTGSAGESIAAGVVFTLPGFLFLSDGSGEHFFNYMTILTLAIIGGILGTLMMIPLRKSLIVNEHKTLPYPEGTACADVLKAGEKGGNFAKTAFWGLGFAFVYAVLQKIVHVIAETPAFVTKQTNRFFPSARLSGEITPEYLGVGYIIGPRIAGVLVAGGVLAWLVLIPLLSSVVQPDLIATQLVKLGYLTDTATAGGKGGWDPVAKTFEDFSSAVYYAYIRQIGAGAVAAGGFITLIKTIPTIISSFKGSLGSIKGGASTASTAVKRTERDLSMKVVALGSLGLVILIALLPQIPGHTILQKLLIGILVVIFGAFFVTVSSRIVGLIGSSNNPISGMTIATLMGTCLIFIAVGWSGKAYEPMALVVGGLICIAAANAGATSQDLKTGYIVGATPKYQQLALFVGVIVSSIVIGLTVNFLDKPTADMVAKGVTQHAIGSEYYPAPQGTLMATLARGILSFNLDWQFVLVGVFISIVLELCGVKSLSFAVGAYLPLSTTLPIFIGGLIRGAVDKKAGKPVNPEEEELGRGNLFATGLVAGGAVAGVVIAILSGFDGPAAALKMVNAEHGLSTALGEGGYYVLGTLAFATMAFVLYKVGLSKNKD; via the coding sequence ATGCAGGAAACAAAATCTTCATTTAAGCCTTTTGTGCCGGACGACGCACGCATGGCAGAGTTCACATTAAAATCAGTACTCACCGGTGCTGCTTTCGGTATCATTTTTGGCGCGGCCACCGTATACCTGGCCCTGAAAGCCGGTCTCACCGTATCTGCTTCCATCCCCATTGCTGTGATCGCAATCACCCTGGGAAGGAAATTTTTGAAAACCACTATTCTTGAAAATAACATCATACAGACCACCGGCTCCGCAGGTGAAAGCATCGCGGCCGGTGTGGTGTTCACCCTGCCGGGCTTCTTATTTTTAAGTGATGGCAGCGGGGAGCATTTTTTTAATTACATGACCATCCTCACCCTCGCCATCATCGGTGGCATCCTGGGAACCCTGATGATGATCCCGCTCCGTAAATCCCTGATCGTAAATGAACATAAAACCCTGCCTTATCCCGAAGGTACCGCCTGCGCCGATGTACTGAAGGCCGGTGAAAAAGGAGGCAACTTTGCCAAGACCGCTTTCTGGGGACTCGGCTTTGCCTTTGTATATGCCGTACTGCAAAAGATCGTTCACGTCATCGCTGAAACGCCTGCATTTGTTACGAAGCAGACCAATAGATTTTTCCCCTCTGCCCGCTTAAGCGGAGAGATCACCCCGGAATACCTGGGTGTGGGCTACATCATCGGCCCCCGGATCGCCGGCGTGCTGGTAGCCGGCGGGGTGCTGGCCTGGCTGGTGCTGATCCCGCTGTTATCTTCCGTGGTACAGCCCGACCTCATCGCTACCCAGCTGGTAAAACTGGGTTACCTCACCGATACGGCAACTGCCGGAGGCAAAGGTGGCTGGGACCCTGTGGCCAAAACATTTGAGGATTTTTCTTCTGCTGTTTATTACGCCTATATCCGCCAGATCGGTGCGGGTGCAGTAGCGGCCGGTGGTTTTATCACCCTCATCAAGACCATACCCACTATAATCTCCTCGTTTAAAGGCAGCCTGGGCTCCATAAAAGGCGGCGCTTCCACAGCGTCAACCGCTGTTAAAAGGACCGAGCGCGACCTGAGCATGAAAGTAGTCGCTTTAGGCAGCCTTGGCCTGGTAATACTGATCGCTTTATTACCGCAGATCCCCGGACATACCATCCTGCAGAAATTACTGATCGGCATCCTCGTGGTGATCTTCGGAGCCTTCTTCGTTACCGTGTCATCACGCATTGTGGGCCTGATCGGTTCCTCCAATAATCCCATCAGCGGTATGACCATCGCCACTTTGATGGGCACCTGTTTAATTTTTATTGCAGTGGGCTGGAGCGGCAAGGCCTATGAGCCAATGGCCCTGGTGGTAGGCGGACTGATCTGTATTGCCGCCGCCAATGCCGGTGCCACTTCGCAGGATCTGAAGACGGGCTATATCGTAGGCGCCACTCCCAAATACCAGCAGCTGGCCCTGTTCGTAGGTGTGATCGTATCTTCTATTGTTATTGGACTTACCGTGAATTTCCTGGATAAACCAACGGCGGATATGGTAGCTAAAGGTGTCACCCAGCATGCCATCGGTTCGGAGTATTACCCCGCACCGCAGGGTACGCTGATGGCTACCCTGGCAAGAGGCATCCTTTCTTTTAACCTCGACTGGCAGTTTGTGCTGGTGGGTGTATTTATCTCTATCGTACTGGAGCTTTGCGGGGTGAAATCACTGAGCTTTGCAGTAGGTGCCTACCTGCCCCTGTCTACCACCCTGCCCATCTTTATCGGAGGCCTCATCCGGGGTGCTGTTGATAAAAAGGCAGGTAAACCTGTAAATCCTGAAGAGGAAGAACTGGGACGGGGTAACCTTTTTGCCACCGGTCTGGTGGCCGGAGGTGCCGTTGCCGGTGTGGTTATTGCCATTCTTTCGGGCTTTGATGGCCCGGCGGCTGCGTTGAAAATGGTCAACGCCGAACATGGCCTGAGTACCGCGCTGGGAGAAGGCGGTTACTATGTATTGGGAACGCTGGCCTTCGCCACCATGGCTTTTGTACTTTATAAAGTAGGACTTTCCAAGAACAAGGATTAA
- a CDS encoding GyrI-like domain-containing protein, translating into MEKLDLTKEYPHYYKAKPEPALVTIEAAQFLSVTGKGDPSGSDFKMHIEALYPTVYTLKFASKANGRDFVVSKLEGLWWFDEERFDVRTASEAAQKVPRSEWEYRLLIRLPGFITAAEVAMAREAVLRKKNNTLVPEVELFQMEEGRCVQLLHQGPFATEPESLEKISRFMEAHQLRRNGVHHEIYLSDFNKTASEKLRTILREPVK; encoded by the coding sequence ATGGAAAAACTGGATCTTACAAAGGAATACCCGCATTATTACAAGGCAAAGCCGGAACCCGCACTGGTGACCATCGAAGCCGCTCAGTTCCTCTCTGTTACCGGCAAAGGCGACCCTTCGGGATCAGATTTTAAAATGCATATTGAAGCCCTGTACCCGACGGTCTATACACTCAAGTTTGCTTCCAAGGCAAACGGCCGGGATTTTGTGGTTTCAAAACTGGAAGGCCTCTGGTGGTTTGATGAAGAGCGTTTCGATGTGCGTACGGCTTCAGAAGCCGCGCAAAAAGTTCCCAGGAGTGAATGGGAATACCGCCTGCTGATCCGTCTTCCCGGATTTATAACGGCAGCGGAAGTGGCTATGGCAAGGGAGGCTGTTCTCCGGAAAAAAAATAATACACTGGTGCCCGAAGTAGAACTGTTTCAAATGGAAGAAGGGCGCTGTGTACAACTCCTGCACCAGGGTCCTTTTGCCACAGAGCCGGAATCATTGGAAAAAATAAGCCGTTTTATGGAAGCACACCAGCTCCGCAGGAACGGCGTGCATCACGAAATTTATTTATCCGATTTTAATAAAACAGCATCCGAAAAACTGAGGACCATCCTCAGGGAGCCTGTAAAGTGA
- a CDS encoding alpha/beta hydrolase, protein MRKPLLLLLLLGSAAFLNAATVDTVSIHSSAMKKNSGCVVVLPQGYVKGTNFPVVYLLHGYDGNYSSWITRMPELKDHADRYGLMIVCPDGSRDSWYFDSHMNPAVRYETYIGTEVPAYIDAHYKTQKSRFGRAITGLSMGGHGGMFLGLRHAATFGACGSMSGGVDIKLFKDKWNIRIWIGNPDSTGFDWRDVTVANAIEKYPADSVAIIFDCGVDDFFCEANRGLHQKMVQLKIPHDYIERPGGHDWAYWKNAVKYQLLFFRDFFDKMRTAGS, encoded by the coding sequence ATGAGAAAGCCCCTTTTGCTGCTGCTGCTCCTTGGGAGTGCCGCATTCCTAAATGCCGCCACTGTAGATACGGTGAGTATCCACAGCAGTGCCATGAAAAAAAACTCCGGTTGTGTGGTGGTACTGCCACAGGGCTATGTAAAAGGGACGAATTTTCCCGTGGTATACCTGCTGCACGGTTATGATGGTAATTATTCCAGCTGGATCACCCGTATGCCGGAACTGAAAGATCATGCCGACCGCTACGGGCTCATGATCGTATGTCCGGATGGCAGTCGCGACAGCTGGTATTTCGACAGCCATATGAATCCCGCGGTACGGTACGAAACCTATATCGGTACTGAGGTCCCGGCCTATATTGATGCGCATTATAAAACACAAAAAAGCCGCTTTGGCAGAGCCATTACAGGTTTGAGTATGGGCGGCCACGGCGGCATGTTCCTGGGGTTGCGCCATGCCGCCACTTTTGGTGCCTGTGGCAGCATGAGCGGGGGCGTGGATATAAAACTGTTTAAAGACAAATGGAATATCAGGATCTGGATCGGCAATCCGGATTCCACCGGGTTTGACTGGAGGGATGTCACCGTGGCAAATGCCATCGAAAAATATCCCGCCGATTCTGTAGCTATCATTTTTGATTGTGGCGTGGATGATTTTTTCTGTGAAGCAAACCGTGGCCTGCATCAAAAAATGGTACAGTTAAAAATTCCGCACGACTATATTGAACGTCCGGGCGGGCATGACTGGGCTTACTGGAAGAATGCCGTCAAATACCAGCTGCTTTTCTTCAGGGATTTTTTCGATAAAATGAGAACGGCAGGCAGCTAG
- a CDS encoding hydroxypyruvate isomerase family protein, which translates to MNRRNFVKNNVLTASALGLGTGLWAQPAKSAKAGKLFNMDYAPHDGMFANSAGKDFIDQIKYMYDKGFRSIEDNGMTGRTPEMQSKIGETLAKLNMRMGVFVVPKGGNGANTLAANKKEHLDIFLDGCRQSVEVAKRCNAKWVTVVPGDFQRDLPVEVQTAHVIDALRRGSEIFEPHGIVMVLEPLSDTPDLFLRTSAQTYEICRGVDSPSCKILYDIYHMQKNEGNIIKNMELTWSEIAYIQIGDNPGRKEPTTGEINYKNVFKWLHEKGYKGVLGMEHGISQPGKAGEDRLIAAYRECDAFM; encoded by the coding sequence ATGAACCGAAGAAATTTCGTAAAGAACAATGTCCTGACAGCGAGCGCGCTGGGGCTTGGAACCGGCTTATGGGCGCAGCCCGCAAAAAGCGCAAAGGCCGGTAAGCTCTTTAATATGGACTATGCCCCGCATGACGGGATGTTTGCCAACAGCGCCGGTAAAGACTTTATCGACCAGATCAAGTATATGTATGACAAGGGATTCCGGTCGATAGAAGACAATGGGATGACCGGGAGAACACCGGAAATGCAATCTAAGATCGGTGAAACGCTGGCAAAATTAAATATGCGGATGGGCGTTTTCGTAGTGCCAAAGGGCGGTAACGGAGCGAATACCCTAGCTGCAAATAAAAAAGAACACCTTGATATTTTTCTTGACGGCTGCCGACAATCAGTAGAAGTAGCCAAGCGCTGCAATGCCAAATGGGTGACCGTGGTACCGGGCGATTTTCAGCGTGATCTGCCGGTTGAAGTACAGACCGCACATGTCATTGATGCATTGCGGAGAGGCTCGGAGATCTTTGAACCCCACGGCATTGTGATGGTGCTGGAGCCATTGAGTGATACGCCGGACCTGTTCCTGCGCACCTCTGCCCAGACCTACGAAATATGCAGGGGCGTAGACAGCCCATCCTGCAAGATTCTGTATGATATTTATCATATGCAGAAGAATGAAGGCAATATCATAAAAAATATGGAGCTCACCTGGAGTGAGATCGCCTATATCCAGATCGGGGACAACCCCGGAAGAAAAGAGCCGACGACCGGGGAGATCAACTATAAGAACGTATTCAAATGGCTGCACGAAAAAGGTTATAAAGGCGTACTGGGCATGGAGCATGGTATTTCCCAGCCGGGAAAGGCCGGGGAAGACCGCCTGATCGCCGCCTACCGCGAGTGTGATGCTTTTATGTAG